In the Leptospiraceae bacterium genome, one interval contains:
- a CDS encoding DNA mismatch repair protein, giving the protein MKIFHPETVLERRKEKLQNKELNLNLFLRKISRIRLGIFISCVVYFSILYFSRTENFLYQVGLLPLTGIFFYYVFLFQKIKKYRNRLASYLEVIKKELCRARLDFKNLNNNTDWKNFPNNIYQKDLDIFGDSGLFLYLDTTQTVEGEKKLLESLLCIKDRSESEILERQNRIRKLTLEKTLTLKYLRLWRDIEKKENHTKVKLTDLNKSRNFFFENRKFLQISYKILCILFISSAFVNFVFNISIFTSSLFFFQFSLFVFFRSKLLNHFKPYYNVSEKIKTIEKVLTFLIRKNISLNILEKYSFDEKEIKKSFHSLFKIMNKVSIVHSPSTHFLLNILFLWDFWLIDQLDNWQKKYSESLKIWSDTIIYLDSILPFSHFHFHNPENNFPQISDSYESISAKKMSHPLIPKSKRVQNDLAEIHFGEIDLITGSNMSGKTTYLRTIGINSVLALCGSSVPAENFCLPPISILTSIRNEDSLIDGISFFYAEVKKISSILKSLNKNKKSLVLLDELLKGTNSRERFIATTGILKKLQEYRSISFVTTHDTELANNFSGLHLHHFSEIIEDGKMNFDYKIKGGVVKSGNALKILEFEGLDLEFSQ; this is encoded by the coding sequence ATGAAAATCTTCCACCCGGAGACTGTTCTCGAAAGAAGAAAAGAAAAACTTCAAAATAAAGAACTCAACCTTAATCTATTTTTAAGAAAAATTTCCAGAATTCGATTAGGAATATTCATATCTTGTGTTGTATATTTTTCGATTTTATATTTTTCCAGAACTGAAAATTTCCTATATCAAGTTGGACTATTACCTCTTACAGGAATTTTTTTTTATTATGTTTTCCTATTTCAAAAAATTAAAAAATATAGAAATCGTTTAGCATCGTATTTGGAAGTTATCAAAAAAGAGCTGTGCAGAGCAAGACTCGATTTTAAAAATTTAAACAACAACACTGACTGGAAAAATTTCCCGAATAACATTTATCAAAAGGATTTAGATATTTTTGGTGATAGTGGACTTTTTCTGTATTTAGATACCACACAAACAGTCGAAGGAGAAAAAAAATTATTGGAGTCTTTACTTTGCATTAAGGACAGAAGCGAATCTGAAATCTTAGAAAGACAAAATAGAATACGAAAACTCACCCTAGAGAAAACTCTCACCTTGAAATACCTCAGACTTTGGAGAGATATTGAAAAAAAAGAAAACCACACAAAAGTAAAATTAACCGATCTGAATAAAAGTAGAAATTTCTTTTTTGAAAATAGAAAATTTCTTCAAATCAGCTATAAGATATTGTGTATTCTCTTCATTTCATCGGCTTTTGTCAATTTTGTTTTTAATATTTCGATTTTTACATCGAGTTTGTTCTTTTTTCAATTTTCATTATTCGTTTTTTTTCGTTCAAAACTATTAAACCATTTCAAGCCATATTACAACGTTTCAGAAAAAATCAAAACAATTGAAAAAGTTCTTACTTTTCTAATTCGAAAAAATATATCCTTAAACATATTAGAAAAATATTCTTTTGATGAAAAAGAAATTAAAAAATCCTTCCACAGTCTTTTTAAAATTATGAATAAGGTGTCGATTGTTCATTCTCCTTCTACGCATTTCTTACTGAATATTTTATTTTTGTGGGATTTTTGGTTAATAGACCAGTTGGATAATTGGCAAAAAAAATATTCTGAATCCCTGAAAATTTGGTCGGATACAATTATTTATCTTGATTCGATTCTTCCTTTTAGCCACTTCCATTTTCACAATCCGGAAAATAACTTTCCTCAAATTTCAGATTCGTATGAATCGATATCTGCAAAGAAAATGTCTCACCCTCTAATTCCAAAAAGTAAAAGAGTACAAAACGATTTAGCTGAAATTCATTTTGGTGAGATTGATTTAATAACTGGATCCAATATGTCCGGCAAGACTACCTATCTTAGAACCATTGGCATAAACAGCGTTCTTGCGTTATGCGGAAGCTCAGTCCCTGCCGAAAATTTTTGTCTGCCTCCGATTTCCATACTTACAAGCATAAGAAACGAAGACTCTCTAATTGATGGAATTTCATTTTTTTATGCAGAGGTGAAAAAAATTTCATCAATTTTGAAAAGCCTCAACAAAAATAAAAAAAGTTTAGTTTTATTAGATGAATTATTAAAAGGAACAAACTCCAGAGAAAGATTTATTGCCACTACGGGTATTTTAAAAAAATTGCAAGAGTACCGATCCATAAGTTTTGTAACCACCCACGATACCGAATTGGCAAATAATTTTAGCGGTTTACACCTCCACCATTTTAGTGAGATTATCGAAGACGGAAAAATGAATTTTGACTATAAAATCAAGGGCGGAGTCGTAAAATCCGGAAATGCTCTCAAAATTCTGGAATTTGAAGGATTGGATTTAGAATTTTCGCAATAG
- the maf gene encoding septum formation protein Maf: MLILKSGSPRRISIFRDIGLRFQVSPSSIDESVLPEEDCMEYLKRITIAKLESINATYSQTLVSSDTIVVWENKIFPKPLNFQTAKNTLMELNGKTHQVYSGLGIFKQGNLYFDLDKTFVELKKWSIEEIENYIKVTNPLDKAGSYGIQDKCSPVLSFQGSFSNVLGFPFRTFLKYHSLWSEFL; encoded by the coding sequence TTGTTAATACTAAAATCCGGATCACCCAGAAGAATTTCAATTTTTCGGGATATTGGTTTACGTTTTCAAGTTTCGCCTTCCTCAATAGATGAATCTGTTTTGCCTGAAGAAGATTGTATGGAATATCTGAAAAGAATTACAATCGCAAAATTAGAATCAATAAATGCGACATATTCCCAAACTCTTGTCTCTTCAGATACAATTGTAGTTTGGGAAAATAAGATTTTCCCTAAGCCATTAAATTTTCAAACTGCTAAAAATACCCTAATGGAACTAAATGGGAAAACTCATCAAGTATATTCCGGGCTGGGTATTTTTAAACAAGGAAATCTTTATTTTGATTTGGACAAAACATTTGTAGAATTGAAGAAATGGTCGATTGAAGAAATTGAAAACTATATTAAAGTCACTAATCCTTTAGATAAAGCCGGCTCTTACGGGATTCAAGATAAGTGCAGTCCTGTTTTAAGCTTTCAAGGCTCTTTTTCTAATGTTTTAGGCTTTCCGTTTAGAACTTTTTTAAAATACCACTCTCTTTGGTCAGAATTTCTTTAA
- a CDS encoding glutamate--tRNA ligase has product MSKEVRTRFAPSPSGFLHVGGARTALFNYLYAKSNGGKFILRIEDTDQDRSTQTSFDSIVESMKWLGLKWDEGPEVGGPYGPYKQSERISIYKKYTEKLLTENKAYRCFCTTEELEAKKKHSEAMGVPNIYDGLCSGMTESEIQTKLDNEVPYSIRFRTIAKTLIVGDLIQGKVKFDTKLIGDFIIVKSDDFPSYNYAVVIDDYLMKISHVIRGVGHLSNTPRQVLIHEALGMDIPEYAHVSEIVGSDGKKLSKRAGATSILAFRDLGYLPDCFVNYMSLLGWTSEDGQEYIEREKLEKIFDVNRCSKSPSMFDVFKKSDDKDQKDFNSLATSELAEYLNPKSKLNWLSNKFIRDSKIKFISEMVLPYIQSDNTIPNEIKNANNETLKSILESIRVYLDRLSDAPPYISEFFNNSISTKDEETKKMILEGNGVKVIKEFYLLLKKNKPTTVEDYKELMAETGKISGEKGKLLFMPIRGCTTGKLQGLELPVLFSLLGVDKILQRIESICKELSIQL; this is encoded by the coding sequence ATGAGTAAAGAAGTTAGAACAAGGTTTGCTCCTTCACCAAGTGGATTTTTGCATGTGGGAGGGGCGAGAACAGCTCTTTTTAATTATTTGTACGCAAAGTCTAATGGTGGAAAATTTATTTTAAGGATCGAAGACACAGATCAAGACCGATCCACACAAACTTCTTTTGACTCAATTGTAGAATCTATGAAATGGCTTGGACTAAAATGGGATGAAGGACCGGAAGTAGGCGGGCCTTACGGACCTTATAAACAATCAGAAAGAATTTCTATCTATAAAAAATATACTGAAAAGTTACTAACTGAAAATAAAGCCTATAGATGTTTTTGTACTACAGAAGAATTAGAAGCAAAAAAGAAACATTCCGAGGCAATGGGAGTCCCAAATATTTATGATGGACTTTGCTCTGGAATGACTGAGTCAGAAATTCAAACAAAACTTGATAACGAAGTTCCTTATTCGATTCGATTTCGTACTATTGCAAAAACTTTAATAGTAGGCGATCTTATTCAAGGAAAAGTAAAATTTGACACAAAATTAATAGGAGACTTTATCATTGTAAAGTCTGACGATTTTCCTTCGTACAATTATGCAGTGGTGATTGATGACTACTTGATGAAAATTTCACATGTTATTCGAGGTGTTGGTCATCTGTCAAATACTCCAAGACAAGTCTTAATCCATGAAGCACTTGGAATGGATATTCCTGAGTATGCTCATGTTTCTGAAATCGTAGGCTCAGACGGAAAAAAACTTTCTAAAAGAGCAGGTGCTACTTCCATTTTAGCTTTTAGAGATTTGGGCTATCTTCCAGACTGCTTTGTAAATTATATGTCTTTACTCGGCTGGACTTCTGAGGATGGACAGGAATATATTGAAAGGGAAAAATTAGAAAAAATCTTTGATGTAAATAGGTGCTCCAAATCCCCTTCTATGTTTGATGTTTTTAAAAAATCAGACGACAAAGATCAGAAAGATTTTAATTCGCTTGCTACCTCTGAGCTTGCTGAGTATTTAAATCCAAAATCAAAACTGAATTGGCTATCCAACAAATTTATCAGAGATTCAAAAATTAAATTTATATCAGAAATGGTATTGCCGTATATTCAGAGCGACAATACAATTCCAAACGAAATCAAAAATGCAAATAACGAAACATTAAAATCAATATTGGAATCTATTCGAGTCTATCTTGACAGGTTGTCTGATGCTCCTCCCTATATTTCTGAATTTTTTAATAATTCAATATCAACCAAAGACGAAGAAACTAAAAAAATGATTTTAGAAGGGAATGGAGTAAAAGTTATAAAAGAGTTTTATCTACTTCTTAAAAAAAACAAACCTACTACTGTCGAAGACTATAAAGAGCTAATGGCAGAAACCGGAAAAATTTCAGGAGAGAAAGGAAAACTTTTGTTTATGCCGATTCGTGGGTGCACAACCGGTAAACTTCAAGGGTTAGAGTTACCTGTTCTTTTCTCTCTTTTGGGCGTAGACAAAATTTTACAAAGAATTGAATCTATCTGTAAAGAGCTATCCATTCAGCTATAA